Part of the Spirosoma agri genome is shown below.
CGGGGTTGCCGTAAAGGACACGTTACCCGCCGGGGTTGTGTTCGAGTCAGCCAGTGGTCAGGGAAGTTACAACGCGACAACGGGGTTATGGACTGTCGGTACAATTGCCGCCAACAGTACGGCTACGCTGGTGATGACGGTGAAGGTGAATGCCGAAGGGACCTGGTTCAATAAAGCGCAGGTAAGCCATGCCGATCAGACAGATGTGAACTCGACACCCGACAACAACAATATGCTTGAAGATGATATCAGCATAGCCTGTTTTGCCGTACCGATCAGCTTCTGCGATGGCGATGTCTATCAACTCAACCTGCCTTCGGGTTATGCCGGTATCCAATGGTTTAAAGACGGTCAGCTCATACCCGGAGCGACCTCGTCGACCTACAGCGTAAATGCCATTGGTAAGTACACCTTCACATCCACGACGTCAGCCTGCCCCACGCAGGGATGTTGCCCGGTCTTGTTCGTATCCGGAAACTGTTGTAAGGCAACGGCTTGTGTCCCGGTAGTAATTACCCGAACCAGCCGAGGAAGAGGCCGATAAAGCCGCCCGAATCGACCGATAACGCGTAACGTCCTCTGCCATTCAGGCGGAGGACATTTGGTTATCTGGTAATCAAGTACTCCGTCTAACCCAGTACCCGAAAATTTCACCGCATGACCCGGTATTGACCGGAAGTGACATGATCGCATTCGCAACAACGAAAATGAGTGGACGTCCTAAAGATATTATCAACATGAAGGCAGCAATAAATGGCTGGTATAAAACCAATGTAGTGTGGCTCCTGCTGTTTATAGGCGCACTAGGAAATATCGTCAACGCACAGAATGTTCCTGGCTGCGATCCGCTGGGAGTCGGTCCCACTGTGAGTTATAAGCTGACCTACGATGCGGCCAACAACCGGTATACGGCTTGGTACATTCCTTCCGATAATACGCTACACCGCCTGGTAACTGGTCAGTTCACCATCATTGCGCCCAATGGTTTTACAACCCCGGCCGCAACGGGGCGGGATGCTAATTTTCAAATCACCAACCTAAACGGTATCTGGACCGATTTTGTGACGGATAACGAATTCATCACAAATGCCGGACAAACCAGCGTACCTGCGTTGACTGGCCTGGCTGTTCACCAGGTCGGTATGGCGCCAACGGCCACGGATGTAGACCCGGATGGAACAGGCCCACTGACCAGTGATGCGCCCGTCGTAGCGGGCCAGGCAGTTCCCTTGTTTTCGTTTCCCGGTACTGGCTGCGCGTCACTGCTTCGGGTTCTAGTCAATGGCGAACCGCTTCAGAGTCAGCTGCTAGCCAAATTCGGTTTCAACCTGAATCATGATTTATCCATTCAACTTCCACGGGGTGCCTTCGTAGCGGCTTATCAACGGTATTGCAAGAATGACGCTTCGTCATCGGTTACGCTAGTCCTCCCCGATGTTCAAAATGATGCCACGACTCTATGCGCATCAACGGCGACATATACCAATAATTATTTTACGCAGGTACTCCGCAACTGGAATGCCGCTACTCTACCGGCTGGCACGTTCGAAGTAAATGCCAGCAATCGCAAATGGACCGGCTTTACCGTATCTCCTTCGAGTCTGTCAGCCAATGTGTCGATCGATCCCGTAACAGGTGCTTATACGCTCACATTCCCAACCGATGGACAGGGCACTACCACACCTGGTTCATTAACAATTTGTAACACCATCCAGGATGTTTGTCAGACAGCCAGTGATCAGGCTTGTGTTGCTCTTACATGGACTAGTTCTGGTCAGCTGGCCGTCAACAACCTCGCGCCGGTTTGTTTAAGCACTGGAACAGCTACTCTCTCATTAACAGCCACCAGTGGTTTCGCTAACTACAGTTGGAGCGGACCAGGTTTGACCAGCGCCAGCACAAACCCAGCCCTGGCTACGCTCACCAAAACCGGTAACTATTCCTACACAGTAGTAGCCAGCAATGGAACCGCCTGTTCGACGGTAGCGACAACGAGTGTTGCCGTCATTGATTGTGGCACGGATTTGAGCGTGGTCAAGACAGGCCCCTCGACAGTCAACGCTGGAGCCAGTGTGAGCTATAACCTGGTCATCACCAACAACGGGCCTAGTGCAGCCAACGGGGCTACCGTGATGGACCCCGCCACAGCCAACTTCACCGTCAGTGGAGTGAGCTGCACGGGGGCCAGCGCAGGTACGAGCTGCCCCATCAACCCAACACTGGCCGGTCTACAAAGCGGGCTCACCATCACCACGCTACCCGCAGGGGGTAGCTTGACCCTGGTCGTTAGTGGTACCGCCGGAGCCTCGGGTTCAATCGTCAACGTGGCTAGTGTAACCCCACCCACCGGCACCACCGACACTAACCCCGCCAATAACTCCGCTACGGCCATCACCACCATCACTGTTGTAACTCCTTGCCCGTCAAACTTGATTGTTCTGGGTACATCGCATTGCAACGACGGCACCTACAGCGTGAATTACATCGCGACACAAGGCACCACTCTATTGGCCAATGCTGGTAGCACGGTATCGGCAGGCGTCATCAGTGGTATTCCAGCAGGCATCGTGCTGAGTGTAACGGCAACGAATGGACTATGCACTCAGATCAGTACGGCAAACCCACCGGCCGGTTGTACACCCTGCATAGCACCGATGCTGACGCTCGGTAACCCGGCGTGTTCAGCGAATGGTGGTTTCACCGTCACCTATCTGACCAATGGCGGAGCCGTTTCCGTTAACAATGGTGGTATCATCAATACGGCAACTCATACGATCAGTGTACCGGCCGGTGTAACAGCCGTTATCGTAACCGCAACCAGTTCCCTGGCGGGCTGTGATAAGACGACCAGTTTTACCATTGCGGCTCCAACCAATTGTACGCCATCGACGGCATGCGTAACGATGGAGTTGACGGTGTTACTGGAAGGACCGTACAATTCGACGACTCATCTGATGAATACCCTTCTGAACAGTCGCGGTCTATTACCCGGTCAGTCGCCAATCGGTATGTTCGCCGTCTTGACACCAGCGGGGCAGCCCTACAACACCGCTCCCTGGAACTACACCGGGACAGAACGTATGAGCACCTATCCGGCAGATGTTGTCGACTGGGTACTGGTCTCACTTCGGACGGATTCGCTCAGTACGAACACGATCTTCCGGGTGGCAGGTCTGCTGCACAATGACGGTCGCATTACCTTCCTGAGCCCTTGTTTCTCTATTCCGGACGGCCGGTATTTCCCCGTCGTTGAACACCGTAATCATATGGGTGTGATGTCGTCGAGTCGTGTCCCGATTGTAGGGAACAAATTGGTCTTCGACTTTACGGCTCAGGATTCGTACACGGCTACCGATCCACCATCTTTTGGTGAGATCAGGATCGATAATCGGTGGATGCTCTATGGCGGAGACGGCAAGAAGGATGTCTACACGGAGAACTTCGATATCAACTTCTTCGATTCTAAATTATGGAAAGACGAGAGCGGTGTTTTTGATCAATACCGAACAGGCGACTTCAACATGGACGCTGACGTAAACTTCGGCGATAGTGTGCTCTGGAACAAAAATAATGGTCGCTATTCCAAAGTACCTCATTAAGGCAGTGACAACGCTGAAACCATAAACCAAGCGGTTTCAGCGTTGATTCGCGCTTTTACAATTTAAAGAAACAGACTCAAAGGACAATAGCTATGATCCGGTATTTTATTACTCTCGTGTCCGTTTTCACCTTATGCACCGTGCAGGCGACGGCCCAAAATGGGGTGTTCGATGTCCGTTTGTTGACGAGAAAGGCAGACTGCGGCAATCAGAAACTGCTGGTTGACATTGAGCTGAAAGCGCAGAATGAAACTACTTCGTTTTTGATGGGAAATGCTAATTTTCGTTTCCAGTACGACGCCCAATTCCTGCAGCATCCTGTTCTTGTTGAGCAACATAATTTCAGCAGCGCGGCTAAAACGGCTGATCGAAACTACAACCCCCAAACGCTCAATGGCTCTTCTGAGCGTTTGACCAGGGGCATCGTTTCGTTAAACGTCATCTACAGCGGTTCCGAACAAGGGGCCACAACGGTAGGGAATAAGTGGGTTCCAGTAGCCACGGTACAATTTGATATGGTCAATCCCAGGGCCGATGCGGGCACGTCCATCGTCTGGAACGACAACAACACGTTTCCGATAACGGGGCTTAGCGAAGTCGTACTGAAGGGCAATTCCGCGAACGTAGACGCTTATATCGTGAAAGCCAGCGGTACATTTCTGAACCTGGCTATTGATTCCTTTGCGGCCGTGTGCAACGGTCTGGGGTCAGCCAACACGACCGAACTGATGATTCCGGAAGGTTTTTCGCCCAATGGGGATGGCCTCAACGACCGCTTCATTCTGTACAATATAGGCGCGCTCAAGGCTAGTCTCACGGTTTACAACCTAAGTGGTGCCATTGTGTATACGAACGACAATTATCAGAACGATTGGGATGGTCAGTCGGATGGGGCTGTCGTGGCCAGCGGCACTTATTTCTACAACGTTCGATTGAGCGATGGGCGCTCATTTCAGCGATCGATGACGATCATTCATTGATGAGTTAACCGGGTCATTGATGAACGGATGTGTTGTGCTTACTTCATGATTATTAACCGCTAACAGCGATGTCAAACCCGTTTTCAACGAGGCAGTATACTCCCTTTCTCCTGCTTCTTTTCTTGATCAACTGCTCTGCCTGGGGACAGCAGGATAAGATGTTCTCACAGTACATGTTCAATATGATGGCCCTGAATCCCGCCTATGCAGGCAGTCGGGAAGTGCTGAGTATGTCGGCACTCTACCGAAATCAGTGGACGGGCGTGCAGGGTGCTCCACAAACCGCTACGTTTACGATGGACATGCCGTTGAACCGGGAGCGCGTTGGCGTAGGTCTGCAATTGTACGGCGATAAAATAGGTGTCTTTCAGGAAGCTGGTGGCTTCGTTTCCTACGCCTTTCGCATTCCCATTGGCAAACGCAGCATGCTAGCCCTCGGTTTGCAGGGCGGTGCATCGAGCTACCAGGCCAACCTCACCGAGGTACAGATCAATCCGGGGAATACGGGCCAGCCCGATCCCAACTTTGCCAATAATGTCTCTAAAATTCTGCCTAATTTCGGCACGGGCATTTACCTAAGCAGCGATCGAGCTTACGTTAGTCTTTCGGTACCACGCCTGATAAAAAACAAGCTGAGCGAATATAATGCGGGTAACCTGCGATCAACACAGCTTCGTCAGGCTTATTTAACGGCTGGATTCGTGGTGGGCATCAGTCCGGTAGTGAAAATAAAACCATCGATGCTGCTTCGGTATGCAGAAGGGTCTACTATGGGAGTTGATGGAAACATTAACGTTTGGTTCGCGGATCGAATTGCCATTGGTGCGTCTGTCCGCAGAAACCAGTTCTCCTCCTGGTCAACGTACACGACCGACGCGCTGGTTGGTTTGCTGGAAGTACAGCTAACGAATCAATTTCGATTCGGATACGCCTACGACCGCACCATGAACAACTTTAAGGATGTGGCCCCCAGTTCGCACGAGATTATGATCCGATATGAACTGGGCGTGAATAAAACCCGCGTTCTGACGCCCCGCTACTTTTAACGGGTACAACCTTCTTCTCTTCTGTCCAACCTTTCTCATTCGGGCCACCCATGTCGCTAACGTATACACTGTGCGTTAGCGATAAAAAGCCATTAATTCACTTTTTGGGAACCAACACACCCGTGGATTCTTCACGATCGATCTCCAGATTACAAGCACATGAATAGAGATAAATACGTTTTGGTGTTGTGCGCTTTGCTTGGGCTTACCGGGGAATGTGTGGCCCAACGAAAGTACAATACACGATTCATTCCATACGATCTGGTTACAGTTGGTGCGGGTTCCTCTACCTATTTTGGTGATCTCGCTAGTTACAAGCATCCATTCAAATCCTTAACGACTCTGCCAAGATGGAATATTGGTCTGGGTTACACGCGCCAGTTTACACCTCACTTTAGCGCTCGTGTTATGTTTACTTGGGCACGAATCACTGGTGACGACTATACGTACAGTAATGGGAATTTAGACAAATACTCATTTCAATACGCCCGAAATCTCCATTTCCGCAATGATGTAAAAGAAGTAGCTATTGTGGGCATATACAATTTTCTGGCGGATGGTATCAACCCATATCGGCGGGCGAAAATAACGCCTTATATTTTTGGCGGCCTGGCCGTAATTGGTCACGATCCTGAAGCGCGGACGCCTACCGCAACGAATGGAAATAACAGCGAATTTGTAGCCAGGCAATGGGTAAAGCTCCAACCTTTGCATACAGAAGGACAAGATCAGTCCGAGACTATCCAAGCGTACTCCCGAATCTCCATAGCGATCCCTATTGGTTTTGGAATACGGTATAAACTGAACGATAGTTTTAATGTGGGTTTGGACATTGGTTTCCGCTATACATTCACTAACTACCTAGACGATGTGGGTGGATTGTATGCCGGATCAGGCAACATGCGGGGCCTGACAACTCTTATGGCCGATCGTCGGTTCGAGTACGATGCGGCCCGGGTCAACACCAGTCGTTATACAGCGGCTCAGCAACTTTTTCAGGATCAACCTGCTTTGTTCGTAACCACAGAGCGGAGCAAAAATGAGCTTGGTAAAGACAGTTATCTGTTGAGTAATTTCTCTATTCAATACGTTTTTCCTGGCCGGATCAAGTGTCCACCCATTCGATAAATAGGGGTCAGACTAGAGCTGTGAACTAGAGAAATTATCTATTTTTCTGTGTAGCGCAATACCAGCTGTGCACTGCCGGGTGTAATCGATCGCATTGTTCCTTTTTAGTCGAAGCACTTAAACCGCATTTGCAGCGACTTAAAAAATCAATTGAACATCTAGTCCATACTCGAGTAGATAAGCTCTCTATCGAGCTAAAAATGCGGTAAAATCGCAACTCTATCCAATGCGTTAAGTTTTCCTCATCAATATGGGATCATTTTGACTCGTCAAACACAATTTTAGCGTTCATTCTTTTTGCACAATTGCACAAAAACTTATTTGTGCAATTGTGCAAAAAGAGCAGACTTAGAGAGATATCATTCTGGCAAAGGCTATTTCCCAATCGCGGCACGCTAAAGTAGGTTTCAAAAGGGGGTTATCACTTTCCGGGCTGGAACCATTTCAGTGGTGGTTAATCTTTACCGGTAATTAGCTCCCGTACGACATGAGTAACTTACCAGAAGCAACACGAGCCGATATACGGCGTATTGGTGGAGAACTATCCCGGCTTACGTTCGAGATTCTGACTGTCACCGGAATTGGTTACGAAAACGAAGACGAGCCAACGCAGAAGCGGCTGACCGAGGCAATGAACTTGATTGATCAGGCCATACAACATATGGCCGAAATCATCACGGACGATCAGATCGAAGAGAATGGCGTAAACGACGAGGAATAGGCGTAAAAGTGCCATCGTTCATACTACAGTACTATCACAACAGGCGGGCCCCTACAAGTAAACTTTATCTACTTGCAAGAGCCCGCCTGTTGTTGATCAATCAGTTAAGCCCACGAAAGTAGCTTCTTCCTAGCTAAAAACAGTTTATCTCTCAATAGTCAAACACGTACAAAAACCTCGTGAAAATGGTCTGCTGCATGTCTGCAATACCAGTTTGATGTGCTTATAAATAACTGATTATAAGTATGTTATAAAAAACACGTACAAAAACCTCGTCACAATACATAATCCATACGTCGAGTCTGTAACTAGTTGGAATCTCTTTATCTAGTCCATCAGGGCCAAACTACGTACAAAAACCTCGTGTAGT
Proteins encoded:
- a CDS encoding PorP/SprF family type IX secretion system membrane protein; translated protein: MSNPFSTRQYTPFLLLLFLINCSAWGQQDKMFSQYMFNMMALNPAYAGSREVLSMSALYRNQWTGVQGAPQTATFTMDMPLNRERVGVGLQLYGDKIGVFQEAGGFVSYAFRIPIGKRSMLALGLQGGASSYQANLTEVQINPGNTGQPDPNFANNVSKILPNFGTGIYLSSDRAYVSLSVPRLIKNKLSEYNAGNLRSTQLRQAYLTAGFVVGISPVVKIKPSMLLRYAEGSTMGVDGNINVWFADRIAIGASVRRNQFSSWSTYTTDALVGLLEVQLTNQFRFGYAYDRTMNNFKDVAPSSHEIMIRYELGVNKTRVLTPRYF
- a CDS encoding DUF11 domain-containing protein is translated as MKAAINGWYKTNVVWLLLFIGALGNIVNAQNVPGCDPLGVGPTVSYKLTYDAANNRYTAWYIPSDNTLHRLVTGQFTIIAPNGFTTPAATGRDANFQITNLNGIWTDFVTDNEFITNAGQTSVPALTGLAVHQVGMAPTATDVDPDGTGPLTSDAPVVAGQAVPLFSFPGTGCASLLRVLVNGEPLQSQLLAKFGFNLNHDLSIQLPRGAFVAAYQRYCKNDASSSVTLVLPDVQNDATTLCASTATYTNNYFTQVLRNWNAATLPAGTFEVNASNRKWTGFTVSPSSLSANVSIDPVTGAYTLTFPTDGQGTTTPGSLTICNTIQDVCQTASDQACVALTWTSSGQLAVNNLAPVCLSTGTATLSLTATSGFANYSWSGPGLTSASTNPALATLTKTGNYSYTVVASNGTACSTVATTSVAVIDCGTDLSVVKTGPSTVNAGASVSYNLVITNNGPSAANGATVMDPATANFTVSGVSCTGASAGTSCPINPTLAGLQSGLTITTLPAGGSLTLVVSGTAGASGSIVNVASVTPPTGTTDTNPANNSATAITTITVVTPCPSNLIVLGTSHCNDGTYSVNYIATQGTTLLANAGSTVSAGVISGIPAGIVLSVTATNGLCTQISTANPPAGCTPCIAPMLTLGNPACSANGGFTVTYLTNGGAVSVNNGGIINTATHTISVPAGVTAVIVTATSSLAGCDKTTSFTIAAPTNCTPSTACVTMELTVLLEGPYNSTTHLMNTLLNSRGLLPGQSPIGMFAVLTPAGQPYNTAPWNYTGTERMSTYPADVVDWVLVSLRTDSLSTNTIFRVAGLLHNDGRITFLSPCFSIPDGRYFPVVEHRNHMGVMSSSRVPIVGNKLVFDFTAQDSYTATDPPSFGEIRIDNRWMLYGGDGKKDVYTENFDINFFDSKLWKDESGVFDQYRTGDFNMDADVNFGDSVLWNKNNGRYSKVPH
- a CDS encoding gliding motility-associated C-terminal domain-containing protein, with amino-acid sequence MIRYFITLVSVFTLCTVQATAQNGVFDVRLLTRKADCGNQKLLVDIELKAQNETTSFLMGNANFRFQYDAQFLQHPVLVEQHNFSSAAKTADRNYNPQTLNGSSERLTRGIVSLNVIYSGSEQGATTVGNKWVPVATVQFDMVNPRADAGTSIVWNDNNTFPITGLSEVVLKGNSANVDAYIVKASGTFLNLAIDSFAAVCNGLGSANTTELMIPEGFSPNGDGLNDRFILYNIGALKASLTVYNLSGAIVYTNDNYQNDWDGQSDGAVVASGTYFYNVRLSDGRSFQRSMTIIH
- a CDS encoding DUF6089 family protein; translated protein: MNRDKYVLVLCALLGLTGECVAQRKYNTRFIPYDLVTVGAGSSTYFGDLASYKHPFKSLTTLPRWNIGLGYTRQFTPHFSARVMFTWARITGDDYTYSNGNLDKYSFQYARNLHFRNDVKEVAIVGIYNFLADGINPYRRAKITPYIFGGLAVIGHDPEARTPTATNGNNSEFVARQWVKLQPLHTEGQDQSETIQAYSRISIAIPIGFGIRYKLNDSFNVGLDIGFRYTFTNYLDDVGGLYAGSGNMRGLTTLMADRRFEYDAARVNTSRYTAAQQLFQDQPALFVTTERSKNELGKDSYLLSNFSIQYVFPGRIKCPPIR